A window of the Rhodoferax sp. GW822-FHT02A01 genome harbors these coding sequences:
- a CDS encoding translocation/assembly module TamB domain-containing protein, producing the protein MRWLRLTFHALGASFSLVLSLVTGLVLTALTGILVWCSSEGSLAQALWLLGPLLPAGQTLQVKDTQGSVARGGHIGHVLWKKGPLSVEVQDLQMAWEWQALLQGELRLTGLQAAALRVEDRGPSSTSPFSEIRLPLHVDAPFRVDSVEWAGAPVWTVQKLQGHYRFDGSLHRLEDVRFKMAAGSYQVDASLQAALPGALAVRASGSVATTVQQHDVTLLAGAKLAGTLYGKNASLQLTLDLQPDPAQRSLHGAQAHLQAQLQPAQPQPLQSANGQWSALDLSGLWPQAPQTSLSGQVRVAPQGAGWTASLQLQNRLEGPWSQNRLPLQSALASLQYRDGQWLVSDLQAALAGGTLHAQGSYSGSPALWTAKGTVRGLDWMRVDPRWNVGAVDGEFSVRQTPSGTAFEVQANSMSKGAAGRMQALAKGFWKSPALVVENVSLQSAQAQVNGQLQWNTRSDAAQLQLQTSFPGGQGSINGQISASAGQGSSQWQIKDAGAFLPWMQTLPGFGSQLQGLVAQGAAEISARWEGGWQNRGSGLKLNASLSSKRLDVQDRYHLSDLQMDVSGTLAVLDVALRSDVQWGTSRLALQSQAQLAQQDSGDLRVRMTQLKASLQDGLQSVPWSLQLQQPLTLDWQHSALAQSVSVSAGTLRMSGPAPGVAQLQWEPIGWSQRGSAASPGVARWSSRGSLQGVPLAWLEALGQTRLANLGLRGDVVLGGQWDASNSGNGLQLRARLQRSNGDLQLLGSDSTGGSLPAGLRDAHVEVEIAGEAVHANLVWASDAGGNAQVDFSTRISSGESGTTWPADAPLQGSVQANLPRVGAWSLFAPVGWRINGTLEANATLSGTRSKPSWKGSLQARDMSIRSVVDGIDLSAGSMHLLIDGQHMDIAEFRLSGAGGASGGQLVVGGTLDWLPASAGSPLMNHVRMALVANARAFRVTAKPDQRLVVSGNLSANLLDANLQIRGALEADQAMIVLPEDTAPRLGSDVLVKRSKATSKPATSASSDPASKVARTVVPDIVVTLDPGSNFLIQGRGLSTRLAGILVLKAQGRDAPPRLTGELRTVNGTYRAYGQRLTIEEGTLRFTGAYDNPALDIRAIRPNLTQVVGVHVSGTAQLPVVRLYSDPELSDIEKLSWLVLGRSSANGGAETVILQQAALALFAGSGSSQRENLVSALGLDEVSLGQTAVTNLDGTAGTETTVKVGKRLSRDFYVVYERSLAGTLGTLYVFYDLSRRFTLRGESGITTGVDLIFTTRYD; encoded by the coding sequence ATGCGCTGGCTGCGGCTCACCTTCCATGCACTGGGCGCTTCGTTCAGTTTGGTCTTGTCGTTGGTCACTGGGCTTGTGTTGACTGCCCTGACCGGCATATTGGTCTGGTGCAGCTCTGAGGGCTCACTGGCGCAGGCACTGTGGTTGCTGGGGCCCCTGTTGCCCGCCGGCCAGACCTTGCAGGTCAAGGACACGCAAGGTTCCGTCGCCCGAGGCGGCCATATAGGACACGTGCTGTGGAAAAAAGGGCCGCTGTCGGTTGAAGTGCAGGACCTGCAGATGGCCTGGGAATGGCAAGCCCTTTTGCAGGGCGAACTGCGTTTGACTGGTCTGCAAGCCGCTGCACTGCGCGTGGAAGACCGCGGCCCGTCGAGCACTAGCCCGTTTTCAGAAATTCGATTGCCATTGCATGTGGATGCACCGTTTCGGGTGGACAGCGTGGAATGGGCCGGAGCACCCGTATGGACGGTGCAGAAGTTGCAGGGTCACTATCGCTTTGATGGCAGTCTGCACCGGCTGGAAGATGTCCGCTTCAAAATGGCCGCAGGCTCCTACCAGGTGGATGCCAGCCTGCAGGCGGCGCTGCCGGGTGCGCTAGCGGTACGGGCCAGCGGATCGGTTGCCACCACGGTGCAGCAGCACGACGTGACACTGCTGGCCGGCGCAAAACTGGCCGGCACGCTTTATGGCAAGAATGCATCGCTGCAACTGACGCTGGACCTGCAGCCAGATCCGGCGCAACGCTCCTTGCACGGGGCGCAGGCCCATCTGCAGGCGCAACTGCAGCCCGCGCAGCCGCAACCCCTGCAAAGTGCCAACGGCCAATGGAGTGCGCTGGACCTCTCGGGCCTGTGGCCGCAGGCGCCCCAAACCAGCTTGTCGGGCCAGGTGCGGGTGGCGCCACAGGGCGCCGGCTGGACGGCTTCGCTGCAATTGCAAAACCGCCTGGAAGGCCCCTGGAGCCAGAACCGTCTGCCGCTGCAGAGCGCCCTTGCCAGCCTGCAATACCGCGATGGCCAGTGGCTGGTGTCCGACCTGCAGGCCGCCCTGGCGGGCGGCACCTTGCATGCGCAAGGAAGCTACTCGGGCAGTCCCGCGCTCTGGACTGCCAAAGGCACGGTGCGGGGACTGGATTGGATGCGGGTGGATCCGCGCTGGAATGTGGGTGCTGTGGATGGAGAGTTCTCAGTACGGCAAACGCCCTCGGGCACGGCTTTCGAAGTGCAAGCCAATTCCATGTCCAAGGGGGCTGCCGGCCGCATGCAGGCACTGGCCAAAGGCTTTTGGAAGTCACCCGCGCTGGTGGTGGAGAACGTGTCCCTGCAATCGGCGCAAGCCCAGGTGAATGGTCAGCTGCAGTGGAATACCCGGAGCGACGCGGCGCAGCTGCAATTGCAGACCAGCTTCCCAGGCGGCCAGGGCAGCATCAACGGCCAGATCAGCGCCAGTGCGGGGCAGGGCAGTTCGCAGTGGCAGATCAAGGATGCCGGCGCCTTTTTGCCATGGATGCAAACGCTCCCGGGGTTCGGTAGCCAGCTACAGGGTCTGGTCGCGCAGGGTGCGGCGGAGATCAGTGCGCGATGGGAAGGCGGTTGGCAAAACCGGGGCAGTGGTCTGAAGTTGAACGCTTCTCTGAGCAGCAAGCGCCTGGACGTGCAGGACCGCTATCACCTGAGCGATCTGCAGATGGACGTGTCCGGTACGCTGGCGGTGCTGGACGTGGCGCTGCGCAGCGATGTGCAATGGGGTACTTCTCGATTGGCGCTGCAGTCGCAAGCCCAGTTGGCTCAACAGGATAGCGGTGACCTGCGCGTGCGGATGACCCAGCTCAAAGCCAGTCTGCAGGACGGTTTGCAGTCGGTGCCCTGGAGTCTGCAGTTGCAGCAACCCTTGACGCTGGATTGGCAGCACAGTGCGCTGGCCCAGTCCGTATCGGTGAGCGCAGGCACCTTGCGCATGAGTGGACCAGCGCCGGGTGTGGCCCAGTTGCAGTGGGAGCCGATTGGCTGGTCGCAGCGGGGAAGTGCGGCCAGTCCCGGCGTTGCGCGCTGGTCCAGCCGCGGCAGTCTGCAGGGTGTCCCTCTGGCGTGGCTGGAGGCTCTGGGTCAGACCCGGCTGGCCAATCTGGGGCTGCGCGGTGATGTGGTGCTGGGCGGACAGTGGGATGCCAGCAACAGTGGCAATGGTCTCCAACTGCGCGCACGCTTGCAGCGCAGCAACGGCGATCTGCAATTGCTGGGCAGTGACAGCACGGGCGGCTCCTTGCCTGCCGGTTTGCGTGATGCCCACGTGGAAGTGGAGATTGCCGGTGAAGCGGTGCACGCCAATCTGGTTTGGGCCAGCGATGCCGGTGGCAATGCACAGGTTGACTTCTCCACACGGATCTCCAGCGGCGAGAGCGGCACCACTTGGCCCGCAGACGCGCCGCTACAGGGCAGCGTGCAGGCAAACCTGCCGCGGGTGGGCGCCTGGTCCCTGTTTGCGCCCGTGGGCTGGCGCATCAATGGCACGCTGGAGGCCAACGCCACCCTGTCGGGCACCCGCAGCAAGCCATCGTGGAAAGGTAGCCTGCAAGCACGTGACATGTCCATCCGTTCGGTGGTGGATGGCATCGACCTGAGTGCCGGCTCCATGCATCTGTTGATCGATGGACAGCATATGGACATCGCGGAATTCAGGCTGTCGGGCGCCGGGGGCGCGAGCGGAGGCCAGTTGGTGGTTGGCGGCACGCTGGACTGGCTGCCTGCCAGCGCCGGCAGTCCGCTGATGAACCATGTGCGCATGGCTTTGGTGGCCAATGCGCGGGCGTTCAGGGTCACGGCCAAGCCGGACCAGCGGTTGGTGGTGTCGGGCAACCTGAGCGCCAATTTGCTGGATGCCAACCTGCAGATACGCGGCGCCCTGGAGGCGGACCAGGCCATGATTGTGTTGCCGGAAGACACGGCACCCCGGCTGGGTTCTGACGTGCTGGTCAAACGCAGCAAGGCGACTTCCAAGCCTGCAACGTCTGCATCCTCCGATCCGGCCAGCAAGGTGGCGCGCACCGTGGTGCCGGACATTGTGGTGACGCTGGACCCGGGCAGCAACTTCCTGATTCAGGGCCGGGGCCTGAGCACGCGGTTAGCGGGAATTCTGGTGCTCAAGGCCCAGGGGCGTGATGCGCCACCGCGCCTCACGGGCGAGCTGCGCACCGTCAATGGAACCTACCGCGCCTACGGGCAGCGCCTCACCATCGAAGAAGGCACGCTGCGCTTTACCGGTGCCTATGACAACCCGGCCTTGGACATCCGGGCCATCCGTCCGAATTTGACGCAGGTGGTGGGCGTGCACGTCAGCGGCACGGCGCAGTTGCCGGTGGTGCGGCTGTATTCCGACCCAGAACTCTCGGACATCGAAAAACTCTCCTGGCTGGTGCTGGGACGCTCCAGCGCCAATGGCGGTGCGGAAACCGTCATCCTGCAACAGGCAGCCCTGGCGCTGTTTGCCGGGTCCGGCAGTTCTCAGCGTGAAAATCTGGTGAGCGCCCTGGGGCTGGACGAAGTGTCCCTGGGGCAGACCGCAGTGACCAATCTGGATGGCACGGCGGGAACGGAAACCACGGTGAAGGTTGGCAAGCGCCTGTCGCGCGACTTCTACGTGGTCTATGAGCGTAGCCTGGCGGGCACGCTGGGTACGCTCTACGTCTTTTATGACCTGTCCAGGCGCTTTACCTTGCGTGGCGAGTCTGGCATCACAACAGGTGTGGACCTGATCTTTACTACACGTTACGACTGA
- a CDS encoding disulfide bond formation protein B, which produces MFTFVLENFDYAPRRVMAAIAFICVCMLTFGMYLQHVVGLEPCPMCIVQRYCDFLVVFFAVLGAATAKRFLLIASTVLLLVSSLAGAFVAARQSWLQWYPPEVVSCGRDLYGMIENFPLKRALPMIFKGSGDCSKVDWTFLGGSIANWSFVWFCFAALVALTLLVRQAKR; this is translated from the coding sequence ATGTTTACTTTTGTCCTGGAAAATTTTGACTACGCCCCGCGTCGGGTGATGGCCGCCATCGCATTCATCTGCGTCTGCATGTTGACCTTTGGCATGTATCTGCAGCATGTGGTGGGCCTGGAGCCGTGCCCCATGTGCATCGTGCAGCGCTACTGCGATTTCCTGGTGGTGTTTTTTGCGGTGCTGGGTGCAGCCACGGCGAAGCGTTTCCTGCTGATTGCTTCCACGGTGCTGTTGCTGGTGTCGAGTCTGGCCGGCGCCTTTGTGGCCGCGCGCCAGAGCTGGCTGCAGTGGTATCCACCCGAGGTGGTTTCCTGCGGCCGTGACCTCTACGGAATGATCGAGAACTTCCCGCTCAAGCGCGCCTTGCCCATGATTTTCAAGGGCAGCGGCGATTGCTCCAAGGTGGACTGGACCTTTCTGGGCGGCTCCATTGCCAACTGGTCGTTCGTCTGGTTCTGCTTTGCCGCCCTGGTCGCCCTGACCTTGCTGGTACGCCAAGCCAAGCGTTAA
- a CDS encoding formylglycine-generating enzyme family protein translates to MRPTTWPALLLILVLSACTTRGGPDAAHTAFTNSVGLRMVRIPAGEFLMGSDEPAETLHKSYPLAEQKRLDDLFDEAPVHRVRITKAFYMGATEVTVGQFRQFVEQSGYVPESIADGTGGYGYNPQYDASKTQRGDAFEGRDTRYSWQNPGFAQTDQHPVVNVTWNDAQALAQWLSKQEGRSYRIPTEAEWEYAARAGTRTRYHCGDEPTCLLKVANTFDEAAKPYWPQFAANALNGNDGFAFTAPVASFAPNAFGLYDMHGNAWEWTQDLYAEDYYAHAPVDDPKGPEEGNVYVRRGGSWHTWALYARSSYRNWNSPQTRYTLVGIRLVMDAP, encoded by the coding sequence ATGCGTCCCACCACCTGGCCCGCGCTGCTCCTGATATTGGTTCTGAGCGCCTGTACCACGCGGGGTGGGCCGGATGCGGCACATACAGCGTTCACCAACTCCGTAGGACTGCGCATGGTGCGCATCCCCGCCGGGGAGTTTTTGATGGGCAGTGATGAGCCTGCAGAGACCCTGCACAAAAGCTACCCGCTGGCCGAACAAAAGCGCCTGGACGACTTGTTTGACGAAGCGCCGGTGCACCGGGTGCGCATCACCAAGGCCTTCTACATGGGGGCCACCGAAGTCACCGTGGGGCAATTCCGCCAGTTCGTGGAGCAGTCCGGCTATGTGCCGGAAAGCATTGCCGATGGCACCGGTGGCTATGGCTACAACCCGCAATACGACGCCAGCAAGACCCAACGGGGCGATGCCTTTGAGGGGCGCGATACCCGCTACAGCTGGCAGAACCCAGGCTTTGCCCAGACCGATCAGCACCCGGTGGTCAACGTCACCTGGAACGATGCACAAGCCTTGGCCCAATGGCTCAGCAAACAAGAAGGCCGCTCTTACCGCATACCAACAGAGGCTGAGTGGGAATATGCAGCGCGCGCCGGCACCCGCACCCGCTACCACTGCGGCGACGAGCCGACCTGTTTGCTGAAAGTGGCCAACACCTTTGACGAGGCCGCCAAGCCCTACTGGCCGCAGTTTGCCGCCAATGCGCTGAACGGCAATGACGGCTTCGCCTTCACCGCACCGGTGGCCAGCTTTGCGCCCAATGCCTTTGGCCTGTACGACATGCATGGCAATGCCTGGGAGTGGACACAGGACCTGTATGCCGAAGACTATTACGCGCACGCTCCCGTGGACGACCCCAAGGGCCCGGAAGAAGGCAATGTGTATGTGCGCCGTGGCGGCTCCTGGCACACATGGGCGCTGTATGCACGCTCCAGCTACCGCAACTGGAACTCGCCGCAAACGCGCTACACGCTGGTCGGAATCCGGCTGGTGATGGATGCGCCCTAG
- the argA gene encoding amino-acid N-acetyltransferase, giving the protein MTSVFNFTFVPWFRSVAPYIHKFRNQTFVVGIAGEAIAAGKLPSLAQDLAMIQSMGVKIVLVHGFRPQVAEQLKAKGHAAKYSHGIRITDEVALDSAQEAAGQLRYEIEAAFSQGLPNTPMADSTVRVISGNFLTARPVGIVDGVDFQHSGVVRKVDTAGITKTLEMGAMVLLSPFGFSPTGDAFNLAMEEVATSVASALQADKLIFLTEVPGIRMKPTEPAGEDNPIDTELPLAAAERLLAELPAANHPTDVAFYLQHCVKACKSGVERSHIIPYSVDGSILLEVYVHDGIGTMVVDEKLEELREATVDDVGGILQLIEPFEKDGTLVKRSRTEIERDVGYYTIIEHDGVIFACAALYPYPEAKTAEMAALTVSPDVQGQGDGERVLKRVEQRAKAAGLDSIFVLTTRTMHWFIKRGFVQVDPDWLPEARKRKYNWDRKSQVLVKKL; this is encoded by the coding sequence ATGACCTCCGTCTTCAATTTCACCTTTGTGCCCTGGTTCCGCTCGGTGGCGCCCTACATCCACAAATTCCGCAACCAGACCTTTGTGGTGGGCATTGCCGGCGAGGCCATTGCCGCGGGCAAACTGCCCAGCCTAGCGCAGGATCTGGCCATGATCCAGAGCATGGGCGTGAAGATCGTCCTGGTGCACGGCTTCAGGCCGCAAGTGGCCGAGCAGCTCAAGGCCAAGGGGCATGCGGCCAAGTACTCGCATGGCATCCGCATCACCGACGAAGTGGCGCTGGACAGTGCGCAGGAGGCCGCTGGCCAGTTGCGCTATGAAATCGAAGCGGCGTTCAGCCAGGGTCTGCCCAACACCCCCATGGCCGACTCCACGGTGCGGGTGATATCGGGCAACTTCCTTACCGCCAGACCCGTGGGCATTGTCGACGGCGTGGACTTCCAGCACAGCGGCGTGGTGCGCAAGGTGGATACCGCCGGCATCACCAAGACGCTGGAGATGGGCGCCATGGTGTTGCTCTCGCCCTTCGGTTTCTCCCCTACCGGCGATGCCTTCAACTTGGCCATGGAAGAGGTGGCAACCTCGGTGGCCTCGGCATTGCAAGCCGACAAGCTGATCTTCCTGACCGAGGTACCCGGCATCCGCATGAAGCCCACGGAGCCCGCCGGTGAGGACAATCCGATTGACACCGAGCTGCCGCTGGCCGCAGCCGAGCGCCTGCTGGCCGAGCTGCCTGCGGCCAACCACCCGACCGACGTGGCCTTTTACCTGCAGCACTGCGTCAAGGCCTGCAAGAGCGGCGTGGAGCGCAGCCACATCATCCCTTACTCAGTGGACGGCTCCATCCTGCTGGAGGTGTATGTGCACGATGGCATAGGCACCATGGTGGTGGACGAGAAGCTCGAAGAACTGCGCGAGGCCACTGTGGACGATGTGGGCGGCATTCTGCAACTCATAGAACCCTTCGAAAAGGACGGCACCCTGGTCAAGCGCAGCCGTACCGAGATCGAACGCGACGTGGGCTACTACACCATCATCGAACACGATGGCGTGATCTTCGCCTGTGCTGCGCTCTACCCCTACCCCGAAGCCAAGACCGCTGAAATGGCAGCACTCACCGTCTCACCCGACGTGCAGGGCCAGGGTGACGGCGAACGCGTGCTCAAGCGCGTGGAGCAGCGGGCCAAGGCCGCCGGGCTGGACAGCATCTTTGTGCTGACCACCCGCACCATGCACTGGTTCATCAAGCGTGGCTTTGTGCAGGTCGACCCCGACTGGCTGCCCGAGGCACGCAAGCGCAAATACAACTGGGACCGCAAGAGCCAGGTCTTGGTCAAGAAGCTCTAA
- the hrpA gene encoding ATP-dependent RNA helicase HrpA, whose product MAAMQRHQVIIVCGETGSGKTTQLPKIALAMGRGKLNYPAGQRGRLIGHTQPRRIAASSVAKRIAEELKTPLGDVVGYKVRFQDRLSKDASVKLMTDGILLAETQTDPLLNAYDTIIIDEAHERSLNIDFLLGYLREILPHRPDLKIVVTSATIDADRFAKHFESRSGPAPIIMVSGRMFPVEQRYRPFEESREYDLNSAIADAVDELWRDAHNAGDILVFLPGEREIREAADHVRKHLSHQPVFRNAEVLPLFARLSQAEQDRIFDSHNGRRIVLATNVAETSLTVPGIRYVIDAGTARVKRYSFRSKVEQLLVEPISQAAANQRAGRCGRVANGICIRLYDQKDFEGRERFTDPEILRSSLAGVILRMKSLHLGIVEDFPFIDRPSGRAIADGYQLLNELGAVDDANEITPMGQELSRLPLDPRVGRMILEARSRGALDEVLVIASALSVQDVRDRPMEAQQQADQAHAKFDDEKSEFSGYLRLWKWIHDARGGSEANGHASRGAAGASALRLMSAHPVTSHKLSNRQYEQLLRQNFVNMRRVREWRDIHSQLHTVVAEHKWRLNTTPASYEQLHLSMLAGLLGNVGCKLETDGASGEYLGARSIKFFPHPGAHLVKKPGRWIVAAELVETTRLFGRGIAAIEPQWLEQVGGHLLKKQLLDPHWEKKAAEVVALERATLYGIVVYSGRKVNYGRVDLQGAREIFIREALVGNEWETKLPFLAANRKLIAQVEELEHKARRQDVLVDDELIYAFYDQQLPADVCSGYSFENWYREAVKQNPRLLMLTREELMRHEAAGITTASFPKTIRLGGVDCAATYLHEPGDAHDGLTVTVPLFVLNQVNEERCEWLVPGMLREKIQALIKTLHQRPRSRLVPLPETATRFAEALNDPARFGAGSLTDAVLKLVRDATSVDVVRADIKVDMLPPHFFMNFRVVDEHGRVLGHGRNLGALKAEWGKQARGAFQALANLKLGQGAATAAPAATRETAQAHGAKPVAASPNPSASKQPATPPVATEKRHTAWTFGELPELLEIRKGGQTLIGFPALIDGGDAVTIEVFDEPETAAARHRAGLRRLFALQIKDALKYLEKNIPDLQKMAVAYMQVGRTEGAKDSATSGGTLEELREQIIALALDRAFLLDPLPTDEFAFKKRVEEGRGRLTLIATEVARLAGVILQEYAAAARKIKDSKNAAEATADAAQQLQRLMPKRFLHAAPWDRLQHLARYLKAITLRLEKYRADPARDAARLAELRPLEQRYWRLVAERKGVVDDRMLEFRWLLEELRVSFFAQELRTPQPVSVKRLDKAWAQLS is encoded by the coding sequence ATGGCCGCCATGCAGCGCCACCAGGTCATCATCGTGTGCGGCGAGACCGGATCGGGCAAGACCACGCAGCTCCCCAAGATCGCCCTGGCCATGGGTCGCGGCAAGCTGAACTATCCGGCAGGGCAGCGCGGCAGGCTGATCGGTCACACCCAGCCGCGGCGCATTGCCGCCAGCAGCGTGGCCAAGCGCATTGCCGAGGAGCTCAAGACGCCGCTGGGCGATGTGGTGGGTTACAAGGTGCGGTTTCAGGATCGTTTGTCGAAGGATGCATCCGTCAAGCTGATGACCGACGGCATTTTGCTGGCCGAGACCCAGACCGACCCGCTGCTCAACGCCTACGACACCATCATCATCGACGAGGCGCACGAGCGCAGCCTCAACATCGACTTTCTGCTGGGCTACCTGCGTGAAATCCTGCCGCATCGGCCAGACTTGAAGATCGTGGTCACCTCGGCCACGATTGATGCGGACCGCTTTGCCAAGCACTTTGAGTCCAGGAGCGGCCCGGCACCCATCATCATGGTTTCGGGCCGCATGTTCCCTGTGGAGCAGCGCTATCGCCCGTTCGAGGAAAGCCGCGAATACGACCTCAACTCCGCCATTGCCGATGCGGTGGACGAGCTTTGGCGCGATGCCCACAATGCGGGCGACATCCTGGTGTTTCTGCCCGGCGAGCGCGAAATCCGCGAGGCAGCTGATCACGTGCGCAAGCACCTGAGTCATCAGCCCGTGTTTCGCAATGCCGAGGTGCTGCCGCTGTTTGCCCGCCTGTCGCAGGCTGAGCAGGACCGCATCTTTGACAGCCACAACGGGCGGCGCATCGTGCTGGCCACCAATGTGGCCGAAACCTCGCTCACCGTGCCAGGCATCCGTTACGTCATCGATGCGGGTACGGCCCGCGTCAAGCGCTACAGCTTTCGCAGCAAGGTGGAGCAGTTGCTGGTGGAGCCCATCAGCCAGGCCGCCGCCAACCAGCGCGCCGGGCGATGTGGGCGCGTGGCCAACGGCATCTGCATTCGCCTGTACGACCAGAAGGATTTTGAAGGGCGCGAGCGCTTTACCGACCCCGAAATCCTGCGCTCCTCGCTGGCCGGAGTGATTCTGCGGATGAAGTCGCTGCACCTGGGCATTGTGGAAGACTTCCCGTTCATCGACCGCCCTTCGGGCCGCGCCATTGCAGACGGTTACCAATTGCTCAACGAACTGGGCGCGGTGGATGACGCCAATGAGATCACGCCTATGGGCCAGGAGCTTTCGCGCCTGCCGCTGGACCCGCGGGTGGGCCGCATGATTCTGGAGGCGCGCAGCCGTGGCGCCTTGGACGAGGTGCTGGTGATTGCCTCGGCCCTGAGCGTGCAGGACGTGCGCGACCGGCCCATGGAGGCGCAGCAGCAGGCCGATCAGGCGCATGCCAAGTTTGACGACGAGAAGAGCGAGTTCAGCGGCTATCTGCGGCTGTGGAAGTGGATTCACGACGCACGCGGTGGTAGTGAGGCAAATGGGCACGCGAGCAGGGGGGCGGCTGGCGCCTCCGCGCTCCGCTTGATGTCGGCGCACCCAGTCACTTCCCATAAATTGAGCAACCGCCAATACGAGCAGCTGCTGCGCCAGAACTTTGTGAACATGCGGCGTGTGCGCGAGTGGCGTGACATCCACAGCCAGCTGCACACGGTGGTGGCCGAACACAAGTGGCGCTTGAACACCACGCCAGCCAGCTACGAACAGCTGCACCTGTCCATGCTGGCAGGTTTGCTGGGCAATGTGGGCTGCAAGCTGGAGACCGACGGCGCGTCGGGCGAATACCTGGGCGCACGCAGCATCAAGTTCTTCCCGCATCCGGGTGCGCATCTGGTGAAGAAGCCGGGGCGCTGGATCGTGGCGGCCGAACTGGTGGAGACCACGCGCCTGTTTGGCCGCGGCATCGCGGCCATCGAGCCGCAGTGGCTGGAGCAGGTGGGTGGCCATCTGCTGAAGAAACAGTTGCTGGACCCGCACTGGGAAAAGAAGGCCGCCGAAGTGGTGGCGCTGGAGCGAGCCACGCTGTACGGCATCGTGGTCTACAGCGGGCGCAAGGTGAACTATGGCCGGGTCGACTTGCAGGGCGCGCGCGAAATCTTCATCCGCGAGGCATTGGTTGGAAACGAGTGGGAAACCAAGCTGCCGTTTCTGGCCGCCAACCGCAAACTGATTGCGCAGGTGGAGGAGCTGGAACACAAGGCACGCCGCCAGGACGTGCTGGTGGACGATGAGCTGATCTATGCCTTCTACGACCAGCAGCTACCGGCCGACGTGTGCAGCGGCTACAGCTTTGAGAACTGGTACCGCGAAGCGGTCAAGCAGAACCCGCGTCTGTTGATGCTTACCCGCGAAGAGCTGATGCGCCACGAGGCTGCGGGCATCACCACCGCCTCGTTTCCCAAGACGATTCGCTTAGGGGGCGTGGACTGCGCCGCCACTTATCTGCATGAGCCGGGCGACGCGCATGACGGCCTGACCGTGACCGTGCCGCTGTTTGTGCTCAACCAGGTAAACGAGGAGCGCTGCGAATGGCTGGTGCCCGGCATGCTGCGCGAAAAGATCCAGGCGCTGATCAAGACGCTGCACCAGCGGCCACGCTCCCGTCTGGTGCCGCTGCCGGAAACCGCCACGCGCTTCGCTGAAGCGCTCAACGACCCGGCACGCTTTGGCGCAGGCAGCCTCACCGATGCGGTGCTGAAGCTGGTACGTGACGCCACATCGGTGGATGTGGTGCGGGCCGATATCAAGGTGGACATGCTCCCCCCGCATTTTTTCATGAACTTCCGTGTGGTGGATGAGCATGGCCGGGTACTGGGCCATGGCCGCAACCTGGGTGCGCTCAAGGCCGAATGGGGCAAGCAGGCGCGCGGAGCGTTTCAGGCTTTGGCCAATTTGAAGCTGGGCCAAGGCGCTGCGACAGCTGCGCCGGCCGCTACGAGAGAAACGGCGCAAGCGCATGGTGCAAAGCCGGTTGCCGCTTCGCCGAACCCAAGTGCCAGCAAACAACCCGCAACGCCACCCGTGGCCACGGAAAAGCGCCACACAGCATGGACCTTTGGCGAACTGCCCGAGCTGCTGGAAATCCGCAAGGGCGGCCAGACGCTGATCGGCTTTCCGGCGCTGATTGACGGCGGCGACGCGGTCACCATCGAAGTGTTTGATGAGCCCGAGACGGCCGCCGCCAGGCACCGCGCCGGCCTGCGCCGCCTGTTTGCACTGCAGATCAAGGACGCGCTCAAGTACCTGGAAAAGAACATTCCTGACCTGCAGAAGATGGCTGTGGCCTATATGCAGGTGGGCCGTACCGAAGGCGCCAAGGACAGTGCCACCTCAGGCGGCACCCTCGAGGAATTGCGTGAGCAGATCATTGCGTTGGCACTGGATCGCGCCTTTTTGCTGGACCCGCTGCCCACAGACGAATTTGCCTTCAAGAAGCGGGTGGAGGAGGGGCGTGGCCGCCTCACGCTGATTGCCACCGAGGTGGCGCGGCTGGCGGGAGTCATCCTGCAGGAATACGCCGCCGCCGCCCGCAAGATCAAGGACAGCAAGAACGCTGCAGAGGCCACCGCCGACGCCGCTCAGCAGTTGCAGCGCCTCATGCCCAAGCGCTTTCTGCATGCCGCACCCTGGGACCGCTTGCAGCACCTGGCCCGCTACCTCAAGGCCATCACCCTGCGCCTGGAAAAGTACCGCGCCGACCCTGCGCGCGATGCCGCCCGGCTGGCCGAACTGCGTCCGCTGGAGCAGCGCTACTGGCGTCTGGTGGCCGAGCGCAAAGGCGTGGTGGACGACCGCATGCTGGAATTCCGCTGGCTGCTGGAAGAGCTGCGGGTGAGCTTCTTTGCGCAAGAGCTGCGCACACCGCAGCCGGTCAGCGTCAAGCGGCTGGACAAGGCCTGGGCGCAACTGAGCTGA